A genomic region of Equus caballus isolate H_3958 breed thoroughbred chromosome 1, TB-T2T, whole genome shotgun sequence contains the following coding sequences:
- the MSS51 gene encoding putative protein MSS51 homolog, mitochondrial isoform X1, whose product MKGQLQVSHNLDLRRSSIHFTWKNEQEGSRGLSRSPDISGQAMAPRSRRRRHKKPPSSVTPMVVTPPTVVTSVPVTLSKPGPSIDALGFFSLENNVPGLSQLILQKLNMKSYEEYKLVVDGGTPVSGFGFRCPQEMFQKMEDTFRFCAYCRALPSGLSDSKVLRQCKRCRNVYYCGPECQRSDQPAHRRVCQELRLVAVDRLMEWLLVTGDFVLPSGPWPWLAEVVQGWDTWFSMRHLQLDAALDAVLRSHAMTTLWASVGRPRPDPDVLQSSLKRLLTDALSRPLTLGLGLRALGIDVRKIGGSTVHVVGASHVETFLTRPGDYDELSYMFPGHLGLHVIMVGVDIAAGFLQSTSTSPLEPGTVQLSGHKGLYHDFWEEQVETGQIARPDLVVAFHPGFHASPDLMEAWLPTLLLLRDYEIPTLITVYSHQELAASLQILVDLDTHITAYGANPFASLKPEQVYSNPNKQPVYCSAYYIMFLGSSCQLDKRQLEEKVDGGV is encoded by the exons ATGAAAGGACAGCTGCAAGTCAGCCACAACCTAGACCTGAGAAGATCAAGCATTCACTTCACTTGGAAGAACGAGCAGGAAGGAAGCCGAGGGCTTAGCAGG TCCCCAGATATCAGTGGACAGGCCATGGCTCCACGGTCCCGGCGACGAAGGCACAAGAAACCTCCCTCATCAGTGACTCCCATGGTTGTGACCCCACCCACAGTTGTGACCTCTGTGCCTGTGACCCTCTCAAAACCTGGCCCTAGCATTGATGCACTTGGCTTCTTCTCCTTGGAGAATAATGTTCCTGGCCTATCCCAGCTGATCCTTCAAAAGCTGAACATGAAAAGCTATGAAGAATACAA GTTGGTGGTAGATGGGGGTACTCCTGTGTCAGGCTTTGGATTTCGATGCCCTCAAGAAATGTTCCAGAAGATGGAGGACACATTCCGATTCTGTGCTTACTGTAGAGCACTCCCTAGTGGCCTCTCAGACTCCAAGGTCCTCCGGCAGTGCAAGAG GTGCAGAAATGTCTATTACTGTGGTCCAGAGTGCCAGAGGTCAGACCAGCCAGCACACAGGAGGGTTTGTCAAGAGCTGCGTCTTGTAGCTGTGGATCGTCTCATGGAATGGCTTTTGGTCACAG gtgattttgtcctacCCTCAGGACCTTGGCCATGGCTGGCTGAAGTTGTACAGGGCTGGGACACCTGGTTTTCTATGCGGCATTTACAACTAGATGCTGCACTGGATGCTGTGCTACGTAGTCATGCCATGACCACCCTCTGGGCCAGTGTAGGACGGCCAAGGCCAGACCCAGATGTCCTGCAGAGCTCTTTGAAGCGGCTGCTGACAGATGCCCTGTCACGGCCCTTGACACTGGGCCTTGGGCTTCGGGCCTTGGGGATAGATGTTAGGAAGATTGGGGGAAGCACAGTGCATGTGGTTGGTGCTTCCCATGTGGAGACATTCCTCACTCGCCCTGGGGACTATGATGAGCTTAGCTACATGTTTCCTGGACACCTTGGCCTCCATGTAATCATGGTGGGTGTAGACATAGCTGCTGGCTTTTTACAGAGCACCTCAACTTCACCCTTGGAACCTGGCACAGTTCAGCTTAGTGGCCATAAGGGCCTCTATCATGACTTCTGGGAGGAGCAGGTAGAGACTGGGCAGATAGCCCGTCCAGATTTGGTGGTGGCATTCCATCCAG GTTTCCATGCTTCCCCAGACTTGATGGAGGCTTGGCTGCCCACCCTCCTGCTACTTCGTGATTATGAGATCCCTACGTTGATTACTGTTTACAG CCATCAGGAGTTGGCAGCCTCTTTGCAGATTCTAGTGGACCTGGATACACACATCACTGCCTATGGAGCTAACCCTTTTGCATCTCTCAAACCTGAACAGGTCTATTCCAATCCCAACAAGCAGCCCGTATACTGCAGTGCCTACTATATCATGTTTCTTGGAAGCTCCTGCCAGCTGGATAAAAGGCAATTGGAAGAGAAAGTAGATGGTGGGGTTTAA
- the MSS51 gene encoding putative protein MSS51 homolog, mitochondrial isoform X2, protein MKGQLQVSHNLDLRRSSIHFTWKNEQEGSRGLSRSPDISGQAMAPRSRRRRHKKPPSSVTPMVVTPPTVVTSVPVTLSKPGPSIDALGFFSLENNVPGLSQLILQKLNMKSYEEYKLVVDGGTPVSGFGFRCPQEMFQKMEDTFRFCAYCRALPSGLSDSKVLRQCKRCRNVYYCGPECQRSDQPAHRRVCQELRLVAVDRLMEWLLVTGDFVLPSGPWPWLAEVVQGWDTWFSMRHLQLDAALDAVLRSHAMTTLWASVGRPRPDPDVLQSSLKRLLTDALSRPLTLGLGLRALGIDVRKIGGSTVHVVGASHVETFLTRPGDYDELSYMFPGHLGLHVIMVGVDIAAGFLQSTSTSPLEPGTVQLSGHKGLYHDFWEEQVETGQIARPDLVVAFHPGFHASPDLMEAWLPTLLLLRDYEIPTLITVYRSIPIPTSSPYTAVPTISCFLEAPASWIKGNWKRK, encoded by the exons ATGAAAGGACAGCTGCAAGTCAGCCACAACCTAGACCTGAGAAGATCAAGCATTCACTTCACTTGGAAGAACGAGCAGGAAGGAAGCCGAGGGCTTAGCAGG TCCCCAGATATCAGTGGACAGGCCATGGCTCCACGGTCCCGGCGACGAAGGCACAAGAAACCTCCCTCATCAGTGACTCCCATGGTTGTGACCCCACCCACAGTTGTGACCTCTGTGCCTGTGACCCTCTCAAAACCTGGCCCTAGCATTGATGCACTTGGCTTCTTCTCCTTGGAGAATAATGTTCCTGGCCTATCCCAGCTGATCCTTCAAAAGCTGAACATGAAAAGCTATGAAGAATACAA GTTGGTGGTAGATGGGGGTACTCCTGTGTCAGGCTTTGGATTTCGATGCCCTCAAGAAATGTTCCAGAAGATGGAGGACACATTCCGATTCTGTGCTTACTGTAGAGCACTCCCTAGTGGCCTCTCAGACTCCAAGGTCCTCCGGCAGTGCAAGAG GTGCAGAAATGTCTATTACTGTGGTCCAGAGTGCCAGAGGTCAGACCAGCCAGCACACAGGAGGGTTTGTCAAGAGCTGCGTCTTGTAGCTGTGGATCGTCTCATGGAATGGCTTTTGGTCACAG gtgattttgtcctacCCTCAGGACCTTGGCCATGGCTGGCTGAAGTTGTACAGGGCTGGGACACCTGGTTTTCTATGCGGCATTTACAACTAGATGCTGCACTGGATGCTGTGCTACGTAGTCATGCCATGACCACCCTCTGGGCCAGTGTAGGACGGCCAAGGCCAGACCCAGATGTCCTGCAGAGCTCTTTGAAGCGGCTGCTGACAGATGCCCTGTCACGGCCCTTGACACTGGGCCTTGGGCTTCGGGCCTTGGGGATAGATGTTAGGAAGATTGGGGGAAGCACAGTGCATGTGGTTGGTGCTTCCCATGTGGAGACATTCCTCACTCGCCCTGGGGACTATGATGAGCTTAGCTACATGTTTCCTGGACACCTTGGCCTCCATGTAATCATGGTGGGTGTAGACATAGCTGCTGGCTTTTTACAGAGCACCTCAACTTCACCCTTGGAACCTGGCACAGTTCAGCTTAGTGGCCATAAGGGCCTCTATCATGACTTCTGGGAGGAGCAGGTAGAGACTGGGCAGATAGCCCGTCCAGATTTGGTGGTGGCATTCCATCCAG GTTTCCATGCTTCCCCAGACTTGATGGAGGCTTGGCTGCCCACCCTCCTGCTACTTCGTGATTATGAGATCCCTACGTTGATTACTGTTTACAG GTCTATTCCAATCCCAACAAGCAGCCCGTATACTGCAGTGCCTACTATATCATGTTTCTTGGAAGCTCCTGCCAGCTGGATAAAAGGCAATTGGAAGAGAAAGTAG
- the MSS51 gene encoding putative protein MSS51 homolog, mitochondrial isoform X3, with amino-acid sequence MGVLLCQALDFDALKKCSRRWRTHSDSVLTVEHSLVASQTPRSSGSARGAGILIPSQRLSQSPLRYRNIISGTHSLRCRNVYYCGPECQRSDQPAHRRVCQELRLVAVDRLMEWLLVTGDFVLPSGPWPWLAEVVQGWDTWFSMRHLQLDAALDAVLRSHAMTTLWASVGRPRPDPDVLQSSLKRLLTDALSRPLTLGLGLRALGIDVRKIGGSTVHVVGASHVETFLTRPGDYDELSYMFPGHLGLHVIMVGVDIAAGFLQSTSTSPLEPGTVQLSGHKGLYHDFWEEQVETGQIARPDLVVAFHPGFHASPDLMEAWLPTLLLLRDYEIPTLITVYSHQELAASLQILVDLDTHITAYGANPFASLKPEQVYSNPNKQPVYCSAYYIMFLGSSCQLDKRQLEEKVDGGV; translated from the exons ATGGGGGTACTCCTGTGTCAGGCTTTGGATTTCGATGCCCTCAAGAAATGTTCCAGAAGATGGAGGACACATTCCGATTCTGTGCTTACTGTAGAGCACTCCCTAGTGGCCTCTCAGACTCCAAGGTCCTCCGGCAGTGCAAGAG GTGCAGGAATATTAATTCCCTCCCAAAGACTCTCCCAATCACCTTTGAGGTATAGGAACATTATTTCTGGGACTCATTCTCTCAGGTGCAGAAATGTCTATTACTGTGGTCCAGAGTGCCAGAGGTCAGACCAGCCAGCACACAGGAGGGTTTGTCAAGAGCTGCGTCTTGTAGCTGTGGATCGTCTCATGGAATGGCTTTTGGTCACAG gtgattttgtcctacCCTCAGGACCTTGGCCATGGCTGGCTGAAGTTGTACAGGGCTGGGACACCTGGTTTTCTATGCGGCATTTACAACTAGATGCTGCACTGGATGCTGTGCTACGTAGTCATGCCATGACCACCCTCTGGGCCAGTGTAGGACGGCCAAGGCCAGACCCAGATGTCCTGCAGAGCTCTTTGAAGCGGCTGCTGACAGATGCCCTGTCACGGCCCTTGACACTGGGCCTTGGGCTTCGGGCCTTGGGGATAGATGTTAGGAAGATTGGGGGAAGCACAGTGCATGTGGTTGGTGCTTCCCATGTGGAGACATTCCTCACTCGCCCTGGGGACTATGATGAGCTTAGCTACATGTTTCCTGGACACCTTGGCCTCCATGTAATCATGGTGGGTGTAGACATAGCTGCTGGCTTTTTACAGAGCACCTCAACTTCACCCTTGGAACCTGGCACAGTTCAGCTTAGTGGCCATAAGGGCCTCTATCATGACTTCTGGGAGGAGCAGGTAGAGACTGGGCAGATAGCCCGTCCAGATTTGGTGGTGGCATTCCATCCAG GTTTCCATGCTTCCCCAGACTTGATGGAGGCTTGGCTGCCCACCCTCCTGCTACTTCGTGATTATGAGATCCCTACGTTGATTACTGTTTACAG CCATCAGGAGTTGGCAGCCTCTTTGCAGATTCTAGTGGACCTGGATACACACATCACTGCCTATGGAGCTAACCCTTTTGCATCTCTCAAACCTGAACAGGTCTATTCCAATCCCAACAAGCAGCCCGTATACTGCAGTGCCTACTATATCATGTTTCTTGGAAGCTCCTGCCAGCTGGATAAAAGGCAATTGGAAGAGAAAGTAGATGGTGGGGTTTAA